Proteins from a single region of Mytilus trossulus isolate FHL-02 chromosome 2, PNRI_Mtr1.1.1.hap1, whole genome shotgun sequence:
- the LOC134706451 gene encoding uncharacterized protein LOC134706451, which yields MSIIYVVLSLSVLGSVYTSLAYNKRLPPVAFDSANSDLPQMKFETITVTKGRYGTYIKANFKMNKNQYFGSDYHSTWFVDNIPVQSIYIKNKDFSAYGSSVKSVSDGRLISFDLSTSLTPNDIAKTTFKVIVRYKHDDFLRLKKKKESKHFYSYQNYEITFKGSDLGFPAVFPSQTYNFDDFEFFIAKQSSTRKYRGMFGFDHDSESSVNEISTSFEGFEIKTKPTRYMNDIATRDGNTTLLTYSEISVPAFLNKLKVVNIDLVEDTKRRYHGLLKVTVSTTNRLNVDIKYVFELTSYLYNGLSLKKPFFPLTGLIITNFEESGDAEKPTLICRVFGFRNAKVELFLQTTKSDDRVEVTKNVYPIYNEFETVQTLVFVEKSDRQAGTYYCVATCLDGDKKFKVEKRKNMFL from the exons ATGAGTATCATTTATGTAGTTTTATCCCTTTCAGTATTAGGAAGCGTTTACACATCGCTTGCATATAACAAG AGATTGCCACCAGTAGCCTTTGACTCGGCAAATAGTGATCTCCCTCAAATGAAATTTGAGACCATCACTGTAACAAAAGGGCGATATGGAACCTATATCAAAGCTaactttaaaatgaacaaaaaccaATATTTCGGCAGTGACTATCATTCTACATGGTTTGTAGATAATATTCCTGTGCAATCTA tttACATTAAGAACAAGGATTTCTCCGCCTATGGGAGTTCAGTGAAGTCTGTTTCTGATGGACGTTTGATTTCATTCGATCTATCAACTTCTTTGACGCCAAATGATATTgcaaaaacaacttttaaagttATTGTCAGATACAAGCATGATGATTTTTTACGCTTAAAAAAGAAGAAGGAATCAAAACATTTCTACAGCTATCAGAACTATGAAATTACATTCAAAGGTTCTGACTTGGGTTTCCCTGCAGTTTTCCCTTCACAAACATATAACTTTGATGATTTTGAGTTTTTCATAGCTAAGCAATCGAGTACAAGGAAATACAGAGGCATGTTTGGTTTCGACCACGACTCTGAAAGTTCTGTTAATGAAATCTCCACGTCGTTTGAAGGGTTcgaaatcaaaacaaaaccaacCAGGTATATGAACGATATAGCCACACGAGATGGTAATACTACACTGCTCACCTATTCAGAAATCTCAGTTCCTGCATTTTTAAACAAGCTTAAGGTTGTCAATATTGATTTAGTGGAAGACACCAAGAGACGGTATCATGGTTTGTTAAAAGTAACAGTTTCTACAACTAACAGGTTAAACGTAGATATCAAGTATGTTTTTGAACTAACGAGCTATCTTTACAATGGTTTAAGCCTCAAAAAGCCTTTCTTTCCTCTAACTGGATTAATCATAACAAATTTTGAGGAAAGTGGTGACGCAGAAAAGCCAACATTAATATGCAGAGTATTTGGTTTTAGAAATGCCAAAGTTGAATTATTCCTACAAACAACAAAGTCTGATGACAGGGTAGAAGTTACCAAGAATGTTTACCCGATCTACAATGAATTCGAAACAGTGCAAACTCTAGTCTTTGTTGAAAAAAGTGACAGACAGGCTGGGACATATTACTGTGTAGCAACTTGTTTAGACGGAGACAAAAAGTTCAAAgtcgaaaaaagaaaaaatatgtttttgtaa